From the Planctomycetota bacterium genome, the window CGACGAGGCCACCAGCTCGCTCGACACCGCCACCGAAGCCGAGGTGATGGCAGCCGTCAACGCCCTCCACGGCGTGAAGACGCTCGTGATCGTCGCCCATCGCCTGTCGACCGTGGCCGAGTGCGACGTGGTGTACCGAGTCGAGTCGGGTAGGCTCCTACCCGCCCCCCGCTTGGCCGACGCGATCTGATGGCGACCATCGTCGAAAACCGTCGCGACACGGCCGCGGTGCCCCCACCAGCCGAGTTGGTGATCGAGGCGGGGCGCACCGAGGCGAATTACTGGCGCGACCTGTGGCGTTACCGCGATCTGTTCGCGTTCCTCGCCTGGCGTGACATCCTCGTCCGCTACAAGCAGACCGTGTTCGGCGTCCTGTGGGCTGTACTGCGGCCGTTTCTAACGATGGTGATCTTCGTCGTCATCTTCAGCCGGGTCGCGGGGCTCCCTTCCGGCGGCGTGCCCTATCCGATCCTCGTCCTTGGCGGCATGCTCCCCTGGCAGTTTTTCGCGGCCGCACTTTCAGAATCAAGCAACAGCCTCGTCGCCAATGCCAACCTGATCACGAAGATTTATTTTCCACGGATCATCCTCCCCGCCAGTGCCGTGATCGTGGCGATGATCGATTTCGCGATCACGCTGCTGATGATGGCCGCGGTGATGGTCTGGTATGCCTATGTTCCGCCGGTCCGGATCGTCTTCCTGCCTGTGTTCATCCTCCTGGCGCTCGTCGCGGCGCTCGGGCCGGGCCTCATCGCGACCGCCCTCAACGTCAAATACCGTGACTTCCGGTTCGTGATCCCGTTCCTCGTGCAGTTCGGGCTGTACGTCTCGCCGGTCGGTTTCAGTTCCGACCTCATAGAGGCCAAGCTCGGCCTGCTGCCGCGGCTCATCTACTCGCTCAATCCGATGGTCGGCGTGATCGAAGGGTTCCGCTGGTGCATCGGGGTCGAGAAAAGCTTCCACGCCGCCTCGCTGGCGGTCTCGCTGGTCACTGCCTTTGTCCTCTTGTGGGCGGGGATCACGTTTTTCCGCCGGACGGAACGCAGCTTCGCCGACATCATCTGACCCGGGACCGATGGCATCTCCGATCATCGAAGTCGAGCAGATTGGCAAGCGTTACAGCCTCCGCCATGCAGTCCAACCGCGCGGGTCGCTTCGCGAAGCGCTCGCCGACAAGGCGCGGCGACTGTTTGGCAGCCGACCGGTCGCCGGCTCTTCCGAGCCGGACCAGGAAGACTTCTGGGCCCTGCGCGACGTCACCTTCGATGTTCGGCCGGGCGAGGTCGTCGGGATCATCGGCCGCAACGGCGCGGGAAAATCGACCCTCCTCAAGGTGCTTTCCAGGATCACCGAGCCGACCACTGGGCGGATCCGGCTTCGCGGACGGATCGCCAGTCTACTCGAGGTGGGAACCGGGTTCCACCCGGAGCTGACAGGCCGTGAAAACATCTTCCTGAATGGGGCGATCCTCGGCATGACGAAGGCCGAGATCCGGTCGAAGTTCGACGAGATCGCCGCCTTCTCCGAAGTCGAGAAGTTCCTCGACACCCCGGTCAAGCGATACAGCTCCGGGATGTACGTCCGGCTCGCCTTCGCGGTGGCCGCCCATCTCGAGCCGGAGATCCTCGTCATCGACGAGGTCCTCGCCGTCGGTGACGCCGACTTCCAGAAGAAGTGTCTCGGCAAGATGCGATCGATGCACACCGAAGGCCGGACGGTGCTCGTTGTCAGCCACCAGATGAGCATGATCAACGCGCTGTGCGATCGTGGGATCGTGCTCAAGCGCGGCGAGATCGCGTTCGACGGCTCGACACCCGACGCCGTCATGCATTACCTCTCGCACGGCGGGGTCGGCGGCAGCGCGATGCTCGACGCCGATGAGGAAGGCCGCGTGATCGGCAATTCATACGCCCGCCTTCATAAAGCCTGGCTGACCCGCGCCGACGGCACCCCGGCCAGCGCCTTCGACCTCGACGAACCGGTCAAGGTCTGGATGGAATACACGGTCCTGAAAGCCGGCGTTCGGCAGACCTACCCGAACTTCCACTTCTTCGATGAGCTCGGAAACTATCTCTTCGTCTCGGCCGGTATCACGCCGGGCAATGTGGAGCGCCTCAATCGCCCCGGTCGCTGGACCTGTCACTGCACGATCCCTCCCCGGCTGCTCAATACGGGCACGTTCACGATCGGCGTCGCGGTGACGTCGATGAACCCCGGACTCGATGTGGCGTTTTTCGAGCGCGGGGCGCTGATGTTCCAGGTGACCGAAGACATGTCCGTCACCCTCGACACGACACGCGTCGGCTATGCCGGGCCGATGCCGGGAACGATCCGCCCGCGACTCGAGTGGACAGTCGAGCAGCTCGGCACGGCGGTCGAAGTTTCATGAAGGCCGTGATCCTCGCCGGCGGGCTCGGCACGAGGCTCTCCGAGGAGACCTCGGTCAAACCCAAACCGATGGTCGAGATCGGCGGCCGGCCGATTCTCTGGCACATCATGAAGCTTTACTCCGCTCATGGCGTGAACGACTTCGTGATCTGCTGCGGCTACAAGGGCTACGTGATCAAGGAGTACTTCGCCAACTACTTCCTCCACATGTCCGACGTGACGTTTGACATCGCCTACAACTCGATGACGGTCCACGAGCGCAAAGCCGAGCCGTGGCGTGTGACGCTCGTCGATACCGGCGAAGAGACGCTCACCGGAGGGCGATTGAAGCGCGTGGCCGATCACATTCGCGATGAGGATTGCTTCTGCTTCACGTATGGCGATGGCCTGAGCGACATCGACATCGGCAGGGTGGTCGCCTTCCACCGATCCCATGGCAAGATCGCCACCGTCACCGCCGTGGCCCCCCCGGGCCGTTACGGCGCACTGTCGCTCGACGGAGAGACCGTCACCGGGTTTACGGAGAAGCCGCAGGGAGACGGTGGGTTGATCAACGGCGGGTTCTTCGTCCTCTCGCCCCGGGTCCTCGAGTACGTCGCCGGCGATCAAACGAGCTTCGAAGGCACACCGATGACGAGGCTTGCTGCTGACGGCCAACTTTCCGCATTCGTCCACACCGGCTTCTGGCAGGCGATGGACACGATCCGCGACCGCATTCATCTCGAGCACCTGTGGGCGTCGGGTCGGGCTCCGTGGAAGTCATGGGGATGACTGTGTCGGTGGCGGCCCCGCACGACTCTTTCCGGCCGGCGTTTTGGGCGGGCAAGCGGGTGCTCCTCACGGGTCACACCGGTTTCAAGGGATCGTGGCTCGCATTGTGGCTTGCACGCCAGGGTGCTGCCGTCACCGGGATCGCCCTGGCGCCGCAGACGAGCCCCGACCTCTGGACCTCCGCTGGACTCGACGGCTGTTGCGATTCGCACGTCACCGACATCCGTGATGCCGAGGCGGTCCGTCGGATCGTCGCGCTTACCCGCCCCGAGATCGTCTTCCATCTCGCTGCCCAAGCCCTCGTACGTGCCAGTTATCGAGATCCACTCGGCACGTTCTCGACCAATGCACAAGGCACCGCCCACGTGCTCGAGGCCGTGCGCCAGACCGACGGAATTCGAGCGGTCGTCGTCGTGACGACAGACAAGGTCTACCGCAACAACGAGTGGCCGTGGCCCTACCGCGAGGACGATGCGCTCGGCGGACATGATCCCTACAGCGCCAGCAAAGCCGCCAGCGAGGTCATCGTCGAATGCTACCGCCGCGCATTCCTCATCGACCGGGGTGTCGCAGTCTCCACCGCCAGAGCCGGAAACGTGATCGGCGGAGGAGACTGGTCGGAGGACCGACTGCTGCCCGACGCGATCCGCGCGTGGGGCGCGGGGGTTCCCCTCGAGGTCCGTCGGCCAATGAGTACCCGGCCTTGGCAACACGTGCTCGAGCCCCTGTCGGGCTATCTCACGCTCGCCCAAGCGCTGTGGGAGCGCGGCGACGAAGTGGCAAGTGCCTACAACTTCGGCCCACCGCCGCACGAGGCGGCGACCGTCCATACCGTGATCGAGCAGGCGCGCCGTGCCTTCCCCGGGGCGGCTGTGAACTATGCCGAGACTCCGACGGGACCGCACGAGGCCGGCTGGCTGGCCCTTGAGACGGCGCGGGCCCGCGAGCAACTCGGGGTCACGCCTCGGCTGGCGCTGGCTGATGCCGTGCGAATGACGATCGAGTGGTACCGACGGTTTCATGCCGGCACGTCGGCGAGAAGCCTGTGCGAGGAAGACATCAGCGCTTTCCAGAGGCTGCGGTGAGCGGGCTGGATATTACCGAACTGCCGCTGCCCGGCCTGAAGGGAGTCACCCGGCGGCTCCACGGCGATGCCCGCGGCTTTCTTACTCGCTTGTTCGACTCCGACGCGCTTGCGGCATCAGGGTTTGTCGTTCCGGTCGCGCAGATCAATCACACCTTTACGGCGGCCCGTGGCACGGTGCGAGGAATGCATTTCCAGTGGCCCCCGCACGCGGAATGCAAACTCGTCAGCTGCATCCGCGGCGAGGTCTGGGACGTAGCGGTCGACCTACGACGTAATTCGCCCACGTTTCTGCGCTGGCACGCCGAGCGGCTCTCCGCCACCAACCGTCGGGCTCTTCTCATACCGGAGGGATTCGCCCACGGCTTCCAGACCCTCACCGACGACTGCGAGTTGGTCTACGCCCACTCCCACCCCTACGTGCCGGCGGCCGAGGGGGGAATCCGGCCCGACGATTCCGCACTCGCGATCGAATGGCCTCTGCCGATCGTCGGGCTGTCCACCCGCGACCAAGCACACCCGCCGTTGACGGGCGGATTCCCCGGTATCGTCCTCGTGAACCATCGGGAAAGCGCTATCCCGCGATGAACTGCCGTCACTGCAAGACTCCGTTGGTGCATACCTTCCTCGACCTTGGCGTGGCGCCGCCGTCGAATGCGTACCTTACGGAAGAAGACCTCGACCGACCGGAGGTTTTTTTTCCGCTCCGGGTGATGGTCTGTGACCGTTGCTGGCTCGTCCAGACGCAGGACTACACGGCGGCGTCGGATCTGTTTCGCTCCGACTACGCATATTTCTCGAGTACCTCCACCACTTGGCTCGAGCATGCCGCCCGTTACGCGAAGATGATCATCGATCGCCTCGGTCTGGGCCGTGACAGCTTGGTGATCGAAGTTGCATCCAACGACGGATACCTCCTGAAGAACTTTGTCGCGGCCGGCATCCCCTGCCTCGGCATCGAGCCGACCGCCGGTACCGCGGCCGCGGCGGAGGCACTGGGGATTCCGGTACGACAGGAGTTTTTCGGCGAATCCCTCGGCAGGGAACTCGCGGCAGCAGGCCGGCGCGCCGACCTCATCGCGGGCAACAACGTCTATGCCCACGTGCCCGACATCAACGACTTCACGCGCGGCCTCGCTGCGGCCCTCGCATCAACCGGCACGATCACCCTCGAATTCCCCCACCTTCTCCGTCTGATCGCAGAGAACCAGTTCGATACCGTCTACCACGAACACTTCTCCTACCTCTCGCTCGGCGCGGTGGCACGGATCTTCGCGGCGGCCGAATTGCGGGTGTGGGACATCGAGCAACTCCCGACCCACGGCGGTAGCCTGCGGGTCTACGGCTGCCATGCAGCCGACCCGCGGCCGGCCACCCCCGCCGTGGCCCGGATCATGGAGGCGGAACGGGCGGCGGGGCTCGAGACCCTCGCCCCATACATCGGTTTCCAGGCATGCGCCGAGCGGGTGAAGGACGATCTCCTCGACTTCCTCATCGGCGAGAAGCGCGCCGGCCGTAAGGTGGCCGCATACGGCGCCGCAGCAAAGGGCAACACGCTGCTCAACTTCGCCGGGGTGAAGCCCGACCTGCTCCCGCTGGTCGCCGACGCCGCTCCGGCCAAACAAGGGCGATTCCTCCCTGGGAGTCGCATTCCGGTCGTCCATCCGGACGCACTGGTCCCCTTCAGACCCGAAACCATTCTCATCCTGCCATGGAATCTCGCCACTGAAGTCCGTGCGTTGCCCGTGGTGACGCGGATTGCCCCGGTAGCGACGGTGACCGCGATCCCACGGCTGGCAGTCGACCGATGAGTGGACGTGTCCTCATTACCGGTGGCACCGGGTTCGTCGGGACGCAGGTCTTACGATGCCTTCAACGCGCCTTGAGGGTAGTGATCCGACGGGGTACGGTTTCCCGCCTATCGCCAACGTCTTCTGAAGTCGAAGTCATCGAGACAGACGACCTGTTCGGCGAGAGTGCCGAGTGGTGGCGGGATGCCTGTGACGGCATCGACACCGTGGCCCACTTGGCATGGTACGCAGAGCCGGGTCGCTACCTGATCTCGCCCCGTAACCTGTCATGCCTCTCAGGGACCATCGCGCTGGCGGAAGGGGCGATCGCGGCCGGCGTGCGACGGTTTCTCGGTGTCGGCACCTGTTTTGAGTACGATCTCACCGGTGGCTATCTTTCCACCGAGACACCACTCAAGCCGTTGACTCCATGCGGCAGCGAAGGCTGCGACGTTTCTCGCGCTGTCACAGGCGCTACCCGCTGCCGGAGTCGAATTCTGCTGGTGTCGGCTGTTTTACCTCTATGGCGAGGGCGAGGACCCCCGACGGCTGACGGCGGCCATCCGTGGTCAACTCTCCCGCGGTGCAGCGGTCGACCTGACCAGTGGCACCCAGATTCG encodes:
- a CDS encoding ABC transporter permease — encoded protein: MATIVENRRDTAAVPPPAELVIEAGRTEANYWRDLWRYRDLFAFLAWRDILVRYKQTVFGVLWAVLRPFLTMVIFVVIFSRVAGLPSGGVPYPILVLGGMLPWQFFAAALSESSNSLVANANLITKIYFPRIILPASAVIVAMIDFAITLLMMAAVMVWYAYVPPVRIVFLPVFILLALVAALGPGLIATALNVKYRDFRFVIPFLVQFGLYVSPVGFSSDLIEAKLGLLPRLIYSLNPMVGVIEGFRWCIGVEKSFHAASLAVSLVTAFVLLWAGITFFRRTERSFADII
- a CDS encoding ABC transporter ATP-binding protein — protein: MASPIIEVEQIGKRYSLRHAVQPRGSLREALADKARRLFGSRPVAGSSEPDQEDFWALRDVTFDVRPGEVVGIIGRNGAGKSTLLKVLSRITEPTTGRIRLRGRIASLLEVGTGFHPELTGRENIFLNGAILGMTKAEIRSKFDEIAAFSEVEKFLDTPVKRYSSGMYVRLAFAVAAHLEPEILVIDEVLAVGDADFQKKCLGKMRSMHTEGRTVLVVSHQMSMINALCDRGIVLKRGEIAFDGSTPDAVMHYLSHGGVGGSAMLDADEEGRVIGNSYARLHKAWLTRADGTPASAFDLDEPVKVWMEYTVLKAGVRQTYPNFHFFDELGNYLFVSAGITPGNVERLNRPGRWTCHCTIPPRLLNTGTFTIGVAVTSMNPGLDVAFFERGALMFQVTEDMSVTLDTTRVGYAGPMPGTIRPRLEWTVEQLGTAVEVS
- the rfbF gene encoding glucose-1-phosphate cytidylyltransferase is translated as MKAVILAGGLGTRLSEETSVKPKPMVEIGGRPILWHIMKLYSAHGVNDFVICCGYKGYVIKEYFANYFLHMSDVTFDIAYNSMTVHERKAEPWRVTLVDTGEETLTGGRLKRVADHIRDEDCFCFTYGDGLSDIDIGRVVAFHRSHGKIATVTAVAPPGRYGALSLDGETVTGFTEKPQGDGGLINGGFFVLSPRVLEYVAGDQTSFEGTPMTRLAADGQLSAFVHTGFWQAMDTIRDRIHLEHLWASGRAPWKSWG
- the rfbG gene encoding CDP-glucose 4,6-dehydratase is translated as MTVSVAAPHDSFRPAFWAGKRVLLTGHTGFKGSWLALWLARQGAAVTGIALAPQTSPDLWTSAGLDGCCDSHVTDIRDAEAVRRIVALTRPEIVFHLAAQALVRASYRDPLGTFSTNAQGTAHVLEAVRQTDGIRAVVVVTTDKVYRNNEWPWPYREDDALGGHDPYSASKAASEVIVECYRRAFLIDRGVAVSTARAGNVIGGGDWSEDRLLPDAIRAWGAGVPLEVRRPMSTRPWQHVLEPLSGYLTLAQALWERGDEVASAYNFGPPPHEAATVHTVIEQARRAFPGAAVNYAETPTGPHEAGWLALETARAREQLGVTPRLALADAVRMTIEWYRRFHAGTSARSLCEEDISAFQRLR
- the rfbC gene encoding dTDP-4-dehydrorhamnose 3,5-epimerase encodes the protein MSGLDITELPLPGLKGVTRRLHGDARGFLTRLFDSDALAASGFVVPVAQINHTFTAARGTVRGMHFQWPPHAECKLVSCIRGEVWDVAVDLRRNSPTFLRWHAERLSATNRRALLIPEGFAHGFQTLTDDCELVYAHSHPYVPAAEGGIRPDDSALAIEWPLPIVGLSTRDQAHPPLTGGFPGIVLVNHRESAIPR
- a CDS encoding class I SAM-dependent methyltransferase gives rise to the protein MASADRRAVHPRPSTPAVDGRIPRYRPREPSGKRYPAMNCRHCKTPLVHTFLDLGVAPPSNAYLTEEDLDRPEVFFPLRVMVCDRCWLVQTQDYTAASDLFRSDYAYFSSTSTTWLEHAARYAKMIIDRLGLGRDSLVIEVASNDGYLLKNFVAAGIPCLGIEPTAGTAAAAEALGIPVRQEFFGESLGRELAAAGRRADLIAGNNVYAHVPDINDFTRGLAAALASTGTITLEFPHLLRLIAENQFDTVYHEHFSYLSLGAVARIFAAAELRVWDIEQLPTHGGSLRVYGCHAADPRPATPAVARIMEAERAAGLETLAPYIGFQACAERVKDDLLDFLIGEKRAGRKVAAYGAAAKGNTLLNFAGVKPDLLPLVADAAPAKQGRFLPGSRIPVVHPDALVPFRPETILILPWNLATEVRALPVVTRIAPVATVTAIPRLAVDR